One part of the Pseudopipra pipra isolate bDixPip1 chromosome 3, bDixPip1.hap1, whole genome shotgun sequence genome encodes these proteins:
- the OLIG3 gene encoding oligodendrocyte transcription factor 3, translated as MNSDSSSVSSRASSPDMDEMYLRDHHHHHHHHHHQDSRLNSVSSTQNDLVQKMSGEGLTRNGSKAGGEGSKYKIKKQLSEQDLQQLRLKINGRERKRMHDLNLAMDGLREVMPYAHGPSVRKLSKIATLLLARNYILMLTSSLEEMKRLVGEIYGGHHSAFHCGTVGHSTGHPPHAAGTVHQVHPILGSALSSANTSSSLSASLPAIGTIRPPHSLLKTPSTPPALQLGSGFQHWAGLPCPCTICQMPPPPHLSALTASNMARISGETKDLLK; from the coding sequence ATGAATTCTGACTCCAGCTCTGTCTCCAGCAGAGCTTCCTCGCCAGACATGGATGAGATGTATCTGAGagaccaccaccaccatcaccaccatcaccaccaccaaGACAGCCGGCTCAACTCTGTCTCCTCCACCCAGAACGACCTGGTGCAGAAGATGTCTGGAGAAGGCCTCACCAGGAACGGCTCCAAGGCCGGAGGGGAAGGCAGCAAGTACAAAATCAAGAAGCAGCTTTCGGAGCAggacctgcagcagctgcggctGAAGATCAACGGTCGGGAGCGAAAGAGGATGCATGACCTCAACCTCGCCATGGACGGACTGCGGGAGGTGATGCCCTACGCCCACGGACCTTCTGTGAGAAAACTCTCCAAAATCGCCACCTTACTGCTAGCCAGAAACTATATCCTGATGCTCACCAGCTCCCTGGAGGAGATGAAGAGGCTAGTCGGGGAAATCTACGGGGGGCACCACTCGGCCTTTCACTGCGGCACGGTGGGACACTCCACCGGGCACCCTCCCCACGCCGCTGGCACTGTGCACCAGGTGCATCCCATCCTCGGCAGTGCCTTGTCCTCCGCCaacacctcctcctccctctccgcCTCCCTGCCGGCCATCGGCACGATCCGGCCCCCACACTCCCTGCTCAAGACCCCCTCGACACCCCCCGCCCTGCAGCTCGGCAGCGGCTTCCAGCACTGGGCGGGCTTGCCGTGCCCCTGCACCATCTGCCAGATGCCTCCCCCGCCCCACCTCTCGGCCCTCACCGCGTCCAACATGGCCAGGATCTCGGGGGAGACCAAGGACCTCCTGAAGTGA